Proteins encoded together in one Ipomoea triloba cultivar NCNSP0323 chromosome 4, ASM357664v1 window:
- the LOC116015717 gene encoding titin-like codes for MAMIVNYMMDPPGGEPIWLFYSRATQLDFMKGFLKPLAVESGESSQEKPPEEIIEISDSEEDKQSDERPSIEKPLPIIYVEQEPIETTDDSLFDLPTQNVISPASIVSNVPAKEPSLPLPPVESENIVPSVNLPCLPVETQSTGSEESQTVLPTDSVSTLPNAPQAEPHTEPQPSLSVEPSLPSEPQKIQVFPESSLAVRRKTRSASIQIEATSPTQTRKSKRKQSAPEKSPPKSKAQKRKKQTAEKQPSPLIDLTVDLTETAVEVHKPLFPTGDAEARWEIISKRQILGERFLDVEKFIAQCQLLRILEILNLMKEVTKLKDYPPAAIKEFYANLMETIDQPISPLSGRVWIRNEYYNFSPGKINLYLGIDVDDTEDPEIDQNTVAKKNTSDLVSYCPTKTNLLHAKLLTTKYAILHNIALANWITEEHKGELNYQMAWLICKIGKGIPVDMGHIIFNQVISFLEPKGLKVKLPFPSTIYGMLSSQGFKPYPGQAMEKPTVRQIDPKLK; via the exons ATGGCAATGATCGTTAACTACATGATGGATCCTCCCGGAGGGGAACCTATCTGGTTATTCTATTCAAGAGCTACACAACTGGACTTCATGAAAGGCTTCTTGAAACCATTAGCGGTTGAATCAGGAGAATCTTCACAAGAAAAGCCACCTGAG GAGATAATCGAAATATCTGATTCAGAGGAAGATAAACAATCTGACGAAAGACCATCTATTGAAAAACCCTTACCTATTATTTATGTTGAACAGGAGCCTATCGAAACCACTGATGATTCATTATTTGATTTACCTACTCAAAATGTGATTTCCCCTGCTTCAATTGTTTCTAATGTACCTGCAAAAG AGCCCTCTCTGCCATTACCACCTGTTGAGTCAGAAAATATTGTGCCTAGTGTAAACCTACCTTGTCTGCCTGTTGAAACACAAAGCACCGGTTCTGAAGAGTCTCAAACAGTTCTACCTACTGATTCTGTGTCTACTTTGCCTAATGCACCACAAGCTGAACCACATACAGAACCACAACCATCCCTATCAGTTGAGCCTAGTCTTCCCTCTGAACCACAA AAAATTCAAGTGTTCCCTGAAAGCTCTCTTGCTGTGAGAAGAAAAACCAGATCAGCTTCTATCCAGATTGAAGCCACATCTCCAACTCAAACAAGAAAATCCAAGAGAAAACAATCTGCACCTGAAAAATCACCACCCAAATCCAAGGcacaaaagagaaagaagcaGACTGCTGAAAAACAACCCTCTCCATTAATTGACCTGACAGTTGATCTAACTGAAACTGCTGTTGAGGTTCACAAACCTCTATTTCCGACAGGTGATGCGGAAGCACGATGGGAGATTATCAGCAAGCGCCAAATCCTTGGAGAAAGATTCCTTGATGTTGAGAAATTCATAGCCCAATGCCAACTGCTACGCATTCTTGAGATTTTGAACTTGATGAAGGAAGTCACCAAACTAAAAGACTACCCACCTGCTGCAATTAAAGAGTTTTATGCAAACCTAATGGAAACAATTGATCAACCCATCTCACCTCTGTCTGGCCGTGTATGGATTAGGAATGAATACTACAACTTTTCTCCAGGAAAGATCAACCTATATCTAGGAATAGATGTTGATGATACAGAAGATCCAGAAATTGACCAGAATACTGTTGCTAAGAAAAATACAAGTGACCTTGTCAGTTATTGTCCTACTAAGACCAACCTATTGCATGCAAAGCTTTTGACAACTAAGTATGCCATCCTGCACAATATAGCCTTGGCAAACTGGATCACCGAAGAACACAAAGGAGAGCTAAACTACCAAATGGCATGGCTGATATGCAAAATTGGCAAGGGCATTCCTGTTGACATGGGCCATATCATCTTTAATCAAGTCATCAGCTTCTTGGAGCCAAAAGGGCTAAAGGTCAAGTTGCCTTTTCCCAGTACTATCTATGGCATGCTGTCATCACAAGGGTTCAAGCCTTACCCTGGTCAAGCGATGGAGAAGCCTACAGTGAGGCAGATTGATCCCAAGTTGAAATAA
- the LOC116015718 gene encoding uncharacterized protein LOC116015718, whose protein sequence is MSMIGELTFFLGLQVKQLENGMFISQTKYALNLVKRFSLENSKEARTPLSTTIKLAKDTSSKQVDAKLYKSMIGSLLYLTASRPDIMFSVGLCARFQADPRETHLNAVKRKNTSGSCFFVGKNLVSWFSKKQNSISLSNADVEYIVTGSCCTDYFG, encoded by the coding sequence ATGAGTATGATTGGTGAACTAACTTTTTTCTTGGGCTTGCAAGTTAAACAATTAGAAAATGGCATGTTCATCTCACAAACCAAGTATGCTCTCAATCTGGTGAAAAGGTTCAGTCTAGAAAACTCAAAAGAAGCAAGAACACCATTATCCACAACCATCAAGCTTGCAAAAGATACTTCATCAAAACAAGTGGATGCAAAACTATACAAAAGCATGATAGGAAGTCTTCTCTATCTTACAGCTAGCAGACCAGATATCATGTTCAGTGTTGGGTTGTGTGCAAGGTTTCAGGCTGACCCAAGAGAAACACACTTAAATGCtgtcaaaagaaaaaacactTCTGGAAGTTGCTTCTTCGTAGGGAAAAatcttgtctcatggtttagtaAGAAGCAGAATTCTATCTCATTATCAAATGCGGATGTAGAGTACATTGTAACAGGAAGTTGCTGCACAGACTACTTTGGATGA